The following are encoded together in the Anaeromicrobium sediminis genome:
- the uvrA gene encoding excinuclease ABC subunit UvrA gives MSKKYITVKGAKEHNLKDIDISIPRDKFVVMTGLSGSGKSSLAFDTIYAEGQRRYVESLSAYARQFLGQMEKPNVDYIEGLSPAISIDQKTTSRNPRSTVGTVTEIYDYLRLLFARVGTPHCHICGREITQQTIDQIVDKVLELEERTKIQILGPVIRGKKGEHVKLLEKIRKDGYVRARIDGEIVELEENMRLEKNKKHTIEIVVDRIVVKEGIENRLADSVETAISLGDGLVIVNVLDKEDLLFSTKFSCPEHGVGLTELEPRMFSFNSPFGACAHCNGIGYLRKIDEDLIIPNKNLSIKEGGLAPIASSQEGTYYYEMVRSLAKVHNVDLETPVNELPEDFIRNLLYGSDDLIEFEYESKYGGMRKYRAYYEGIIRNLERRYKETNSDSMRARIEEYMGLDACPKCSGSRLKDEVLSVTVGDKNIFHVTNFSIKEAKVFFDNLELNNKEIIIAEQILKEIKERLGFLVDVGLGYLTLSRTAGTLSGGESQRIRLATQIGSSLVGVLYILDEPSIGLHQRDNDRLLKTLRNLTELGNTLIVVEHDEDTMYAADHIIDIGPGAGAHGGTIVAEGTVEEIKNNPNSITGQYLSGKKKIEIPEERRKTNGKWIEVVGAKENNLKNINAKFPLGVFSCVTGVSGSGKSTLVNEIFYKKLAQELHRAKSKPGKHKEVKGLEHIDKVIDIDQSPIGRTPRSNPATYTGVFDHIRDLFAKLPDAQMRGYQKGRFSFNVKGGRCEACKGDGIIKIEMHFLPDVYVPCDVCKGKRYNRETLEVKYKGKTISDVLEMTVNEGLEFFENIPSIKRKLVTLKEVGLGYVKLGQPSTQLSGGEAQRIKLASELSKRSTGKTLYILDEPTTGLHIADIHKLIGVLNKLVEGGNTVLVIEHNLDVIKTSDYIIDLGPDGGDGGGEIIAKGTPEEVAEVEGSFTGKYLKKVLEA, from the coding sequence TCCAGCCATATCCATAGATCAAAAGACTACTAGTAGAAATCCCCGTTCTACAGTGGGAACTGTTACTGAAATATACGATTATTTAAGATTATTGTTTGCCAGAGTTGGAACTCCCCATTGTCACATATGTGGCAGGGAAATTACTCAACAAACTATAGATCAAATTGTAGATAAGGTATTAGAGTTAGAAGAAAGAACTAAAATTCAAATATTAGGCCCTGTTATTAGGGGAAAAAAGGGAGAACATGTAAAGCTACTAGAGAAAATAAGAAAAGATGGATATGTAAGGGCTAGAATAGATGGTGAAATAGTAGAACTTGAAGAGAATATGCGTCTTGAGAAAAATAAAAAACATACCATAGAAATAGTAGTGGATAGAATCGTAGTTAAAGAAGGAATAGAAAATAGATTGGCAGATTCTGTAGAGACAGCCATAAGTTTAGGAGATGGATTAGTTATAGTCAATGTGCTTGATAAAGAGGATTTATTGTTTAGTACTAAGTTTTCCTGCCCGGAACATGGAGTGGGACTTACGGAACTTGAACCAAGAATGTTTTCATTTAACAGTCCTTTTGGGGCATGTGCCCATTGTAATGGTATTGGATATTTAAGAAAGATAGATGAAGATTTAATAATACCAAATAAGAATCTATCCATAAAAGAAGGTGGCTTAGCCCCCATAGCTTCATCTCAAGAGGGAACTTATTATTATGAAATGGTTAGAAGTTTGGCTAAAGTTCACAATGTTGACTTAGAAACTCCCGTTAATGAATTGCCAGAAGACTTCATAAGAAATCTATTATATGGAAGTGATGATTTAATAGAGTTTGAATATGAAAGTAAATATGGCGGTATGAGAAAATATAGAGCATACTATGAAGGAATCATAAGAAATCTAGAGAGAAGATATAAAGAAACTAATTCAGATAGTATGAGGGCGAGAATAGAAGAGTATATGGGATTAGATGCTTGTCCAAAATGTAGTGGAAGTAGACTTAAGGACGAAGTATTATCTGTAACTGTAGGAGACAAAAATATTTTCCATGTTACAAACTTCTCTATAAAAGAAGCTAAAGTTTTCTTTGATAATTTAGAACTGAATAATAAGGAAATTATAATAGCGGAACAAATATTAAAAGAGATAAAAGAAAGATTGGGATTCCTGGTAGATGTTGGCCTTGGGTATTTAACTCTATCTAGAACGGCAGGTACTTTATCTGGAGGAGAATCTCAAAGGATAAGACTTGCTACTCAAATAGGTTCATCCCTAGTTGGAGTATTATATATATTAGATGAGCCAAGTATAGGTCTTCATCAAAGGGATAATGATAGATTATTAAAAACCCTAAGAAACTTAACAGAACTAGGAAATACCCTAATAGTGGTAGAGCATGATGAAGATACCATGTACGCAGCAGACCACATTATAGATATAGGCCCAGGAGCTGGAGCCCATGGAGGAACCATAGTAGCAGAAGGTACTGTGGAAGAAATCAAAAACAATCCTAATTCCATAACGGGTCAATATTTAAGTGGTAAAAAGAAAATTGAAATACCAGAGGAAAGAAGAAAAACCAATGGTAAGTGGATAGAAGTAGTAGGTGCTAAGGAAAATAACTTGAAAAATATTAATGCCAAATTTCCACTAGGTGTATTTTCTTGTGTTACTGGAGTATCAGGTTCTGGTAAGAGTACCCTAGTAAATGAGATATTTTATAAAAAGTTAGCTCAAGAACTTCATAGGGCAAAGAGTAAGCCCGGTAAGCACAAAGAAGTAAAGGGTCTTGAACATATAGATAAGGTAATAGATATAGATCAATCTCCTATAGGAAGAACTCCAAGATCGAATCCAGCCACATATACTGGAGTATTTGATCATATAAGGGATTTATTCGCCAAACTTCCTGATGCTCAAATGAGAGGATATCAGAAGGGAAGATTTAGTTTCAACGTTAAGGGTGGACGTTGTGAAGCTTGTAAAGGTGATGGAATAATAAAAATAGAGATGCACTTCTTACCTGATGTTTACGTGCCTTGTGACGTATGTAAAGGTAAGAGATACAATAGAGAAACTCTAGAAGTAAAGTATAAGGGAAAGACCATATCTGATGTATTAGAAATGACTGTTAATGAAGGTCTAGAATTCTTTGAGAATATACCTTCTATTAAAAGAAAACTAGTAACACTGAAAGAAGTTGGTCTTGGATATGTTAAATTAGGTCAACCATCTACCCAATTATCTGGTGGAGAAGCCCAAAGAATAAAACTTGCATCAGAACTAAGCAAGAGAAGTACAGGAAAGACATTATATATACTAGATGAGCCTACAACAGGACTTCATATAGCGGATATTCACAAGCTAATAGGCGTGTTAAATAAGTTAGTTGAAGGTGGAAATACGGTATTAGTTATAGAGCACAACTTAGATGTAATAAAGACTAGTGATTATATTATAGATTTAGGTCCAGATGGAGGAGACGGTGGTGGAGAAATTATAGCCAAAGGAACTCCAGAAGAGGTGGCAGAAGTAGAAGGTTCATTTACAGGTAAATATTTAAAGAAAGTATTAGAAGCTTAG
- a CDS encoding Lrp/AsnC family transcriptional regulator — MDKTDLRIVEILQKNGRISLKDLGKEVGLTSPAVSERVKRLEENGVILGYKAIINPQKVNKHIQAFIHISMERDKYKKFLEYADSISSIIECYHVTGGNAMILKVMVETMEQLEALIDDIKKIGNTQTSIILSSPIEDKIII; from the coding sequence ATGGATAAAACGGATTTGAGAATTGTGGAAATATTACAAAAGAATGGTCGAATTTCCCTAAAGGATTTAGGTAAAGAAGTAGGTCTTACTTCTCCTGCCGTATCAGAAAGGGTCAAGAGACTAGAAGAAAATGGAGTCATATTAGGTTATAAAGCCATAATAAACCCTCAGAAAGTGAACAAGCATATCCAAGCATTTATACACATTTCTATGGAACGGGATAAGTACAAAAAGTTCTTAGAGTATGCTGATAGCATAAGTTCCATAATTGAATGCTATCACGTAACTGGGGGAAATGCCATGATATTAAAAGTCATGGTAGAAACAATGGAACAATTAGAAGCGTTAATTGATGATATTAAAAAAATAGGAAATACACAAACATCTATAATTTTATCTAGTCCTATAGAAGATAAAATAATAATTTAA
- a CDS encoding oxaloacetate decarboxylase subunit alpha: MSKVKITETILRDAHQSLIATRMKTEDMLPILEKLDAVGYNALEMWGGATFDSCLRFLNEDPWERLRIIRKRVKNTKLQMLLRGQNILGYKHYADDVVQEFVKRSIGNGIDIIRIFDALNDVRNIKTAIETTVKEGAHAQAAISYTTSPVHNVGTYVDLAKNMESIGANSICIKDMSGLLTPYVAYELVSELKKAVKVPIELHSHCTSGLASMMYLKGIEAGADIIDTAISPFSLGTSQPPTESMVATLQGTPYDTGLDIGILNEVAEHFAPLREKAIESGLLNPKVLGVNIKTLTYQVPGGMLSNLVSQLKAQNALDKFDEVLKEVPRVREDLGYPPLVTPTSQIVGTQSVLNVLTGERYKMVPKEVKAYVKGMYGKSTVPMKEDIVKKIIGEEEVITTRPADLIKPQLEVIRNEMKEYLEQEEDVLSHGLFPQVAEAFFKFRQTKKYKIDSDYVNMEEKTHPA, from the coding sequence GTGTCTAAAGTAAAGATAACAGAAACCATATTGAGAGATGCACATCAATCATTAATAGCAACTAGAATGAAAACTGAAGATATGCTTCCTATACTAGAGAAATTAGATGCAGTTGGATATAATGCACTTGAAATGTGGGGAGGAGCAACTTTTGATTCATGTCTTAGATTCTTAAATGAGGATCCATGGGAAAGGCTTAGAATTATAAGAAAGCGTGTTAAGAATACTAAATTACAAATGCTATTAAGAGGACAAAATATATTAGGATATAAACATTATGCAGATGACGTGGTACAAGAATTTGTAAAGAGATCTATAGGTAATGGTATAGATATAATAAGAATATTTGATGCACTTAATGATGTTAGAAATATAAAAACGGCTATTGAAACTACAGTAAAAGAAGGAGCTCATGCTCAAGCAGCCATATCTTATACTACAAGTCCAGTACACAATGTGGGTACTTATGTGGACTTAGCTAAAAATATGGAGTCAATAGGAGCAAACTCCATATGTATAAAAGATATGTCAGGATTACTTACTCCTTATGTAGCTTACGAATTAGTAAGTGAATTAAAAAAGGCAGTTAAGGTGCCTATTGAATTACACTCACATTGCACTAGTGGTTTGGCTAGTATGATGTATTTAAAGGGAATAGAAGCAGGAGCAGATATTATAGATACGGCCATATCACCATTTTCATTAGGAACTAGTCAACCTCCTACAGAATCGATGGTAGCAACTCTTCAAGGAACACCATATGATACGGGATTAGATATAGGAATCCTTAATGAGGTTGCAGAACACTTTGCACCTTTAAGAGAAAAGGCTATTGAAAGTGGACTGCTAAATCCAAAGGTATTAGGGGTTAATATTAAGACATTAACTTATCAAGTACCAGGAGGAATGTTATCAAACCTTGTGTCTCAATTAAAGGCTCAAAATGCCCTAGATAAATTTGATGAAGTTTTAAAGGAAGTGCCAAGAGTTAGAGAAGACTTAGGATATCCGCCGCTAGTTACTCCTACAAGTCAAATAGTTGGAACTCAGTCTGTGTTAAATGTATTGACAGGAGAAAGATACAAAATGGTACCTAAGGAAGTTAAAGCTTATGTTAAGGGTATGTATGGAAAGTCTACTGTACCAATGAAAGAAGATATAGTTAAAAAGATCATAGGGGAAGAAGAAGTAATTACTACAAGACCAGCAGATTTAATAAAGCCACAATTAGAGGTTATTAGAAATGAGATGAAAGAGTACTTAGAACAAGAGGAAGATGTACTATCTCATGGTTTATTCCCACAGGTGGCAGAAGCATTTTTTAAATTTAGACAAACAAAAAAGTACAAAATAGATAGTGATTATGTTAATATGGAAGAAAAAACTCATCCAGCATAA
- a CDS encoding pyridoxal phosphate-dependent aminotransferase produces the protein MGKILSTKNGKISPSITLAITAKAKKMKADGIDIVSFGAGEPDFNTPKFIREAAIDAMEKGLTGYTPASGLLDLKNAICEKFKRDNNLDYKAENIVVSSGAKHSLFNALQAICNPGDEIIVPVPFWVSYPELVKLADATPVLVQTTEENSFKYTREELLDSINENTKAIILNSPNNPTGSVYTKEELEEIAKIAIDNDIYVISDEIYEKLMYDGEHVSIASLNEEIKDLTIVINGMSKAYAMTGWRIGYMAAKKEIISIINNVQSHATSNPNTMAQYGSIAALRGDEGPIRDMVCAFDERRKFMVDRINSIENLSCGTPKGAFYVMINISKLRGKTFDGYKIEGSMDFANYLLDKAKVAVIPGVAFGADNYIRLSYATSLDNIKEGLNRIEGAIK, from the coding sequence ATGGGAAAGATTTTATCTACTAAGAATGGAAAAATATCTCCATCTATCACTTTAGCCATTACGGCAAAGGCTAAAAAAATGAAGGCTGATGGTATAGATATAGTTAGTTTTGGAGCAGGGGAGCCTGATTTTAACACACCTAAGTTTATACGTGAAGCTGCTATAGATGCTATGGAAAAGGGGCTTACAGGATATACACCTGCATCTGGGCTATTAGATCTTAAAAATGCTATTTGTGAAAAGTTTAAAAGGGATAACAACTTAGATTATAAGGCAGAAAATATTGTAGTATCTAGTGGTGCAAAGCATTCTTTGTTTAATGCATTACAAGCTATTTGCAATCCAGGAGACGAAATTATAGTACCTGTACCATTTTGGGTAAGTTATCCAGAGTTAGTAAAACTTGCAGATGCTACTCCTGTATTAGTTCAAACTACGGAAGAAAATTCTTTTAAATACACAAGGGAAGAATTATTAGATAGCATAAATGAAAATACTAAGGCTATCATATTAAATAGCCCTAACAATCCAACAGGTAGTGTTTATACTAAAGAAGAATTAGAAGAAATAGCTAAGATTGCCATAGATAATGATATATATGTAATATCTGATGAAATATATGAAAAGCTAATGTATGATGGAGAACATGTGAGCATTGCTTCTTTAAATGAAGAAATAAAGGATTTAACTATAGTTATAAATGGTATGTCTAAAGCTTATGCTATGACAGGTTGGAGAATTGGTTACATGGCGGCGAAAAAGGAAATTATAAGCATTATTAATAACGTACAAAGTCATGCCACTTCTAATCCAAATACTATGGCTCAATATGGAAGTATTGCTGCATTAAGAGGTGATGAAGGTCCTATTAGGGATATGGTTTGTGCCTTTGATGAGAGAAGAAAGTTCATGGTAGATAGAATAAACTCTATAGAAAATTTATCTTGTGGTACTCCAAAGGGAGCTTTCTATGTAATGATTAATATTTCAAAACTAAGAGGAAAGACTTTTGATGGATATAAGATAGAAGGTTCTATGGACTTTGCTAACTACTTGTTAGATAAAGCTAAAGTAGCTGTAATTCCAGGTGTTGCCTTTGGTGCTGATAATTATATTAGATTATCTTATGCTACATCATTAGATAATATTAAAGAAGGATTAAATAGAATAGAGGGAGCTATTAAATAA
- the uvrC gene encoding excinuclease ABC subunit UvrC: MTIKDKLKDLPKEPGVYLMKNEKGQVIYVGKAKVLKNRVSQYFRNSSNHTSKVRAMVGHIVDFEYIITDSEMEALVLESNLIKKHYPKYNVLLRDDKQYPYIKITIGEKYPRIIKTRKVYKDKAKYFGPYTQVSAVNQTIDLIKKFYPLRTCRKNLEKNNERPCLNYHIKKCIGPCTGNVSNEEYMKMIDEIILFLNGKDKILIEKIEEKMKSAAMNMEFELAANYRDQIMAIKAITERQKIISTSDIDQDIIAVAKGTEYACVMIFFIRSGKLIGREKYTLSNIDGDSKGEIISSFVKQFYSGTPFIPKEILVETDLEDNEIIEKWLSTKKDSKVSIKAPKRGEKKELVDLVHKNAVEMLNEENLSIMREKEKSQGALDELSKLLGIEGLKRLEAFDISNTQGIFSVASMVVFEDGKSKRSDYRRFKIKTTENINDYASMQEVIFRRLRRGLEEKEKLTKEKALIGKFNDFPDLILVDGGLGHVNAATEILNALNLNIPIAGMVKDDRHRTRGLIYEGEEINIQKQVKVYQLIGKIQEEAHRFAITYHKSLRGKTMVESILDEIKGIGPNRRKSLLKEFKTIEKIKEASIEELAKVDGMNTKAAKEVYDFFKKKK; the protein is encoded by the coding sequence TTGACTATAAAAGATAAATTAAAGGATCTGCCAAAGGAACCAGGCGTATATTTAATGAAAAATGAAAAGGGACAAGTTATCTACGTGGGAAAGGCTAAAGTATTAAAAAATAGGGTAAGTCAGTACTTTAGAAATTCTTCTAACCATACTTCAAAGGTACGAGCCATGGTGGGTCATATAGTTGACTTTGAATATATAATTACAGATTCAGAAATGGAAGCCCTTGTACTAGAAAGTAACTTAATAAAAAAGCATTATCCTAAGTATAATGTACTTCTTAGGGATGATAAACAATATCCCTATATTAAAATAACTATAGGTGAAAAATATCCAAGGATAATTAAGACGAGAAAAGTTTATAAGGATAAGGCTAAATATTTTGGTCCCTATACCCAAGTAAGTGCAGTTAATCAAACTATAGATCTAATAAAGAAGTTTTATCCATTAAGGACCTGTAGAAAAAATTTAGAGAAGAATAATGAAAGGCCTTGTCTTAACTATCATATAAAAAAATGTATAGGCCCATGCACTGGTAATGTGAGCAACGAAGAATATATGAAAATGATAGATGAGATAATACTGTTCTTAAATGGAAAAGATAAAATACTCATTGAAAAGATTGAAGAAAAGATGAAAAGTGCTGCCATGAATATGGAATTTGAATTGGCGGCAAACTATCGAGATCAAATAATGGCTATTAAGGCTATTACGGAGAGACAAAAGATAATAAGTACTTCAGATATAGATCAAGATATAATAGCCGTGGCTAAGGGAACTGAATATGCTTGTGTTATGATATTCTTCATAAGAAGCGGAAAACTAATAGGAAGGGAAAAATATACCCTTTCAAACATAGATGGAGATTCTAAAGGAGAAATTATAAGTTCCTTTGTAAAACAATTTTATTCTGGAACTCCATTTATTCCCAAGGAAATATTAGTAGAGACAGATTTAGAAGATAATGAAATAATAGAAAAATGGCTTAGTACTAAAAAGGATTCTAAGGTTAGTATAAAAGCTCCAAAGCGTGGAGAGAAAAAGGAATTAGTAGATTTAGTCCACAAAAATGCAGTGGAGATGCTAAATGAAGAAAATTTAAGTATAATGAGAGAAAAGGAAAAATCACAGGGAGCTTTAGATGAACTTTCTAAATTATTAGGAATAGAAGGTTTAAAAAGATTAGAGGCCTTTGATATATCCAATACTCAAGGAATTTTTTCTGTAGCATCCATGGTAGTATTTGAAGATGGAAAAAGCAAGAGAAGTGATTATAGAAGATTCAAAATTAAAACTACAGAAAATATTAATGATTATGCTAGTATGCAGGAAGTAATATTTAGGAGACTTAGACGAGGTCTTGAAGAAAAAGAAAAACTCACAAAGGAAAAGGCTCTTATAGGAAAGTTTAACGATTTTCCCGATTTAATATTAGTTGATGGAGGATTAGGCCATGTAAATGCTGCCACAGAAATTTTAAATGCCTTAAATTTAAATATACCAATAGCAGGTATGGTTAAGGATGATAGGCATAGAACTAGAGGTTTAATATATGAGGGAGAGGAAATAAATATACAAAAGCAGGTGAAAGTCTATCAATTAATTGGTAAAATACAAGAAGAGGCCCATAGGTTTGCCATAACTTATCATAAGAGTTTAAGGGGTAAAACTATGGTGGAGTCCATACTAGATGAAATAAAGGGTATAGGACCAAATAGAAGAAAGAGTTTACTTAAGGAATTTAAGACTATAGAAAAAATAAAAGAAGCTTCTATTGAAGAATTGGCTAAAGTAGATGGAATGAATACAAAAGCTGCAAAGGAAGTCTATGACTTTTTTAAAAAGAAAAAGTAG
- the hprK gene encoding HPr(Ser) kinase/phosphatase has protein sequence MINVSVKKMAEDLNLEIIHMPEEDKFISVSEINRPGLQLSGFYKYFAFERVQLIGKVEWTYFNDMKDEKKKKRANEFFKYNIPCAIVTRNLEIPKELLEAAEKHNKPLFRTDMGTTKFVSKVINYLEDQLAPVITRHGVLVDVYGIGILMVGESGIGKSETALELIKRGHRLVADDAVEIKKRDMHVEGSAPELIRHFMEIRGIGILDIKHLYGVGSVRDKKNIELVVELKNWKHGQQYDRLGLDEEYTNILDVEVSKISLPIKPGRNLAMIIEVAARNYKQKKMGFNAAEALSNRILGHTMQ, from the coding sequence ATGATAAATGTATCAGTAAAAAAGATGGCAGAAGATTTAAATTTAGAAATAATTCACATGCCAGAGGAAGATAAGTTTATAAGTGTATCGGAAATAAATAGACCAGGACTTCAATTGTCAGGATTTTATAAGTATTTCGCATTTGAGAGGGTTCAACTTATAGGTAAGGTAGAATGGACATATTTTAATGACATGAAAGATGAGAAGAAGAAAAAAAGGGCAAATGAATTTTTTAAATACAATATTCCCTGCGCCATAGTTACGAGGAATTTAGAAATACCAAAGGAGCTATTAGAAGCAGCTGAGAAACATAATAAACCACTGTTTAGGACAGATATGGGAACTACTAAATTTGTAAGTAAAGTAATTAATTATTTAGAGGATCAACTAGCTCCCGTAATAACTAGACATGGAGTATTAGTAGATGTATATGGTATTGGTATCCTTATGGTGGGAGAAAGTGGAATAGGTAAGAGTGAGACAGCCCTAGAGCTTATTAAAAGAGGCCATAGATTAGTGGCAGATGATGCAGTAGAAATAAAGAAAAGGGACATGCATGTGGAAGGTAGTGCACCAGAACTTATAAGACATTTTATGGAGATTAGAGGAATAGGCATATTAGATATAAAACATCTATATGGTGTAGGTTCTGTTAGGGATAAAAAGAATATAGAATTAGTAGTGGAATTAAAGAATTGGAAACATGGCCAACAATATGATAGATTAGGTTTAGATGAGGAATACACAAATATATTAGATGTGGAGGTAAGCAAAATAAGTTTACCTATAAAACCTGGTAGAAATTTAGCCATGATCATAGAGGTGGCTGCTAGAAATTATAAGCAAAAGAAGATGGGCTTTAATGCGGCTGAAGCTTTAAGTAACAGGATATTAGGACATACAATGCAATAA
- the nuoE gene encoding NADH-quinone oxidoreductase subunit NuoE, translated as MAKTLLCDENLRKLDEVIEENREKKGALIPILNEAQRIFGCLPLEVQKKIAEELKMPLAEVYGVVTFYSQFTLEPRGEYTIGVCLGTACYVKGSQDILDKIKRELNIDVGETSKDGKFTLEATRCIGACGLAPVIMINDDVYGRLVEDDISDILKKY; from the coding sequence ATGGCCAAGACACTGTTATGCGATGAAAATCTAAGAAAATTAGATGAAGTAATTGAAGAAAACAGAGAAAAGAAAGGTGCACTTATACCTATTTTAAACGAAGCACAAAGAATATTTGGTTGTTTACCACTTGAAGTTCAAAAGAAAATAGCAGAAGAATTAAAGATGCCACTTGCTGAAGTTTATGGAGTTGTTACTTTTTACTCTCAATTCACTTTAGAGCCTAGGGGAGAATACACTATTGGTGTTTGTCTAGGAACTGCCTGTTACGTAAAGGGGTCACAGGATATTTTAGATAAAATTAAAAGAGAGTTAAATATTGATGTGGGAGAAACTTCAAAAGACGGTAAATTTACACTAGAAGCCACTAGATGTATAGGAGCTTGTGGACTTGCTCCTGTAATCATGATTAATGATGATGTGTATGGAAGATTAGTAGAGGATGATATTTCAGATATCTTGAAAAAATATTAA
- a CDS encoding (2Fe-2S) ferredoxin domain-containing protein, which produces MKSLDELAKIRKEAKNKIDIRDSKGKVRIVVGMATCGISAGARPVLLTLINEVNKRGLKDVVVSQTGCIGVCRLEPIVEVYKSGENKVTYVEMTPEKAKKIILEHIVNGNVIDEYTIGAVQ; this is translated from the coding sequence GTGAAATCATTAGATGAGTTAGCAAAAATAAGAAAAGAAGCTAAAAATAAAATAGATATAAGAGATTCTAAAGGTAAAGTAAGAATAGTAGTAGGTATGGCTACATGTGGTATTTCAGCAGGGGCTAGACCCGTTCTTTTAACCCTTATAAATGAAGTGAATAAAAGGGGACTTAAGGATGTGGTAGTAAGTCAAACGGGATGTATTGGCGTATGCAGATTAGAGCCAATTGTGGAAGTGTATAAAAGCGGAGAAAATAAGGTTACCTATGTGGAAATGACTCCTGAGAAAGCTAAGAAGATAATCTTAGAACATATAGTAAATGGTAATGTGATAGATGAATACACTATAGGAGCAGTACAGTAG